The DNA region CGAACTTAAAAACATCAAAGACTTTTTGGAAACCGGCGTACAACGGACGCGGATTGCGGCTACTTTAGCCGAAAACGAAAAAAAGATAGTTCAAGAAGCAACCAAACAACTTTGGCAGAAGCGTCCTGACTTTATCTCCCCCGGAGGTAATGCTTACGGAGAACGCCAGCGCTCTCTATGTATCCGTGATTTTGGCTGGTACTTACGTCTAATTACTTATGGTGTGCTTGCCGGCGACAAAGAGCCAATTGAAAAAATTGGTTTGATTGGTGTGCGGGAAATGTACAACTCATTGGGCGTTCCTGTGCCTGGAATGGTAGAAGCGATCAATTCCCTCAAAACAGCCTCCCTTAGCTTACTGAGTGCGGAAGACGCTGCCGAAGCAGCACCCTACTTTGATTACATCATTCAAGCGATGTCTTAATACAAAGTGTGTGCTGGTTCTACGAGTATACTTCCGGTCTACTAGAGTGAGTGCAATATATTAGCGCTCGATAGGCATAAGATACCCAATTTGATTGTAACCTTCCCCACAATTGGTAGTGGCTCTGGCATAATCTCTGTCAAGTTACCAACCAATTGTGGGGAAATTTTATTGGGGGATGGGGCATTTCTCAAAGGATGAAGGACATACGGACATAAAAAACCGACAGTCCTTGATTAAGGCTGTCGGCAATTAAGTGTGTTCCCTATTAATGACTCGGCTAGAGTTCAGTTGTCATTAATTATGCCTAGCTGGCGATCGCAAGGTGACGATCCTAATCATGTATAAGTGTGATTCTCGTCACTTGATTGTCACAGGGAAACTGCATATGCCCAAGAAATCACTGAATTCCAGTAAATCTATGCAAGTTTGCAGCTAAGAGTTATGTACGCTGGTAGATCCTTTTTCAGCTTTAGAGCAAACAACGCCAATTAGCTGGAAAAACATGAGATAGAGGAATTAACAAACTCATGCGCCATTTGCCAAAGTGCTGTAAGACAAAGAGGTATCTGCAAAGATAAATTTCTCAAAGCCAGTGGTAGACAAGCTAACGGAGTTTCCATTGTTGTTGAAACTGATGTTGGCAGAGTTCAGAGTATTGCCAGAAGTAACACCAGATACGATCACTTCGGAGCGATTAAAAGCTCTAAGATCGAGGGTATCAAAACCGTCTCCGCCATCAACAGTTCCAGCACCAAACCCTTTGAAGTAGTCATTCCCTGTGCCGAGAGCAATATTGATGCCGCCACCGATACTGACTTTCTGTTGAACTCCATTTAGGGTACTGGTGCCAATAATTTCGTCATTGCCATTGCCAGTCTTAATGGTTCCTTGTCCATAAATGCCATAAGCAGTACCACCAATTGTGACTGTCGCTTGTCCGGTAAGCTTGTCAGAACCATCGCCAGTATCAATAATTCCATCGTTGACGATGCCATAAGCGGTGGATTTTGTTCCAGAACTGTTGCCAGAACCTGTAATTGTGTCGTTACCCGACTCTGTAGTAATGGTGGCGTTTTTAATGTTCTGAATGCCGATTCCAGCACCACTAATGCTGATGTCGCCAGTACCATTGCTGACACTGGTGCCGCCAGTACCGGTGCCAGTAATCGTGTCGTCTTCTTCCCCTGTATTTAGACTGCTACTGTTAGCAATGCCTGTCCCAGTACCGCCGTTGCCGCCGTAGCTGCTGCCATCGATGCCGCCAATACCGATGCCAGCGATCGCGTCTTTGCCCAACCCTGTATTCAGACTGCCACTGTTAGCGATACCTATCCCAGCAGCGCCGTCGTTATCGAAGGGGACATCGCTGCTATTGCCGCCATTCCCTTTGCCAGTGATCGTGTCTTCCCCATCTTCGGTATTGAGTTTGCCACTGTTGTTGATGCCTGTCCCACTACCGCTACCACCGAGGAGGCCGCCAGTACCGCCGATGCTGCCAGTACCGATGCCGTCGATCGTGTCTTTTCCCTTGCCTGTATTCAGATTGCCACTATTGGTGATGCCCGTCCCAGTACCGCCGCTGCCGCCGCCGATGCCGCCAGTACCAATGCCAGAGATTGTGTCATCTCCATCGTCTACATTCAGACTGCCACTATTGTTAATGCCTGTCCCAGTACCGCCGTCGCCGCCGCCACCCTTGCTGCTAGTGCCACCACTGCCGCCAGTACCAGTGCCAGTGATCGTGTCATTTTCGCCCCCCGTATTCAGATTGCGACTGTTGACAATGCCATTGCCAGCGCCGCCGCTGCCGCCGGAAGTGCCGCTAAATCCGCCGTTGCCACCTTTACCAGTGCCAGTGATCGTGTCTTTTCCGTTCCCTGTATTCAGATTGCCACCGTTGACAATGCCATTGCCAGCGTCGCCGCTGCCAGCGGTGTCGTAGCCGCCGCTGCCGCTGCCACCAGTACCAGTGCCGATGATCGTGTCTTCTGCGTCCCCTGTATCCAGACTGTCACTGTTATAAATGCCTGTGCCTGTGCCGCCGTTGCCTGTGCCGCCGTAGATGTCAACGCTGCCACCGTCGCCACCACTACCAGTGCCAGTGATCGTGTCTTCTGCGTCCCCTGAATTCAGACTGCCACTGTTATTAATGCCTGTGCCAATGCCGCCGTTGCCATCGAAGTCGTAGCCGACACCACCTTTACCAATGCCAGCGATCGCGTCTTTTCCACTTTCTGTATTGAGACTGCCATAGTTAACAATGCCAGTCCCACTACCAGTCTGAGTGGAGTTGCTGATGCTACCAGCACCCGTGCCTTTAATGGTGTCATCCCCAGAGCGCGTATAAATCAAACCTTGAGTTAAAATATCGATACCTATTGCTGGAGATCCATTTAACTGTTCCCCGATTAAACTGTCGGAACCAGTTGTGCCAGTGAAATTGGGTGGAAAGGTAAGTCTAGTCACAATCAAAATCCTCTTAATTAGGTTAGTCAGGTCAGTTTGCTGATTTAGATGAGCAGTCTGGGAAAAAATTCCCGGAATCGTTTCTCTATAAGCCATTCAGTGATTGAGTCTGCTGTTATGGCTTTTACTCAAGCCGAATTAAATTCCAGGGGATTAAACCCAGATTCAGCAGGTGCGATCGCCTCATCTAATAAGCTGATAGCCATTTCCATAATTTAGAAATGACCTCTACGTATTACAATGTAAGCCAATTGTATTACTTTGTAATTAGCAGTAAAATTACCAGTATTTCTGGATATACTACAATCTGTCTTTAGACCTAAATAATCAGCCCTAGTTATTGTATAATTAATCACTTTTGTTCATCTACCGCTACGTTAATCTCAATTGCAGTGTGAAGCGATCGCCAGATATGGGATTGTTTGACTACACGATGGCGATCGCAATCACTCAGCGCGATAAGCTAGAGTTAGCAGCAAAACTGATTCACAACTGGTAACAAACGTAGCTTGGGGTAACGATGGCAACAGAACAAAAGCACAGCACTTATCTATCAGAAGCCGAAAGCCGTTTGCGTCAACTTTCTATTGAAAAGCTGCGATTAGCAGTTGCGTTTCTGACTTATTTACAAGAAACAGAAGAAAAAGAAGTTACTGAAAAAGTATTATTAAATATTCCTGATTTTGCCCAATTTTTCCGCGAGATTGAGCAAAATGAAGACAAGTTAGAAAATACTGCCTCAAATCAGATTGCCTCAGATGAAGAGGTATGGCAGGCTTATTTAGCAGTTGAAAAAAAATGGGAAGAGGTTTTCCGCCGCCTTGCAAACTCCTAAATTTTTGACTATTTCTCAAGTCTTAGATATTCACCAACGCCAAATTCAAAGATTTGGTGGAACATCAGGTGTTAGAGACGAAGGTTTGCTAGATTCAGCACTGGCACAACCTCAAGTTACTTTTGGCGGTGAACTTCTCCATCCAACAATTCACGAGCAAGCAGCAGCGTACCTGTACCATTTAGCGATGAACCATCCGTTTATTGATGGCAACAAGCGCACCGCTTTCGCTGTTATGCTTACTTTTTTGAACTTAAATTGTTATACTTTTAACCTATCTCAAGAGCAAGCTTACAATTTAGTGATTCAAGTAGTTCAAAATGAAATATCCAAAGAAGAATTATCTGCATTTATAGAACTGCATCTACAAAGCAAGTAAATAGATAGATAGAATAATTCTCTGTCCCCCAGAGTGCATTTTCATGATTGATTCTTGCTCTTTAAGTTCAGTAAAATGATTAGCTTTATCTTTAACTTTCTCCAAAGGTTAAAACACGAGATAGAGGAATTAACAAACCTATGCCCCGTTTGCTAAAGTACTGTAGCAGAAAGAACTATCTGCAAAGATAAATTTCTCAAAGCCAGTGGTAGATAAGCTAATGGAGTTTTCATTGTTGTTGAAAATGAGGTTGGCACTTTTAAGGGTATTGCCAGAAATTACACCAGATACCAGCAGTTGAGAGCGATTGAAAGCTCTCAAGTCGAGAGTATCAAAACCATCTCCGCCATCAACAGTTGCTTGCCCAAAGCCTTTGAAGTAGTCATCCCCAGTGCCCAAATCAATACTGATGCCGCCACCGATAGAGACTTTTTGTTGAACTCCATCTAGGATACTGGTGGCGATAATTTCGTCATTGCCATCGCCAGTCTTGATGATTCCTTGTCCATAAATGCCGTATGCAGTACCACCAATTGTTGCTGTAGCCTGTCCGGTAAGCTTGTCAGAACCATTGTCGGTATCAATCACTCCATCGTTGACGATGCCATAGGCGGTGGCGTTTTTTCCTAAACTATTTCCATAACCCGTAATCGTGTCATTGCGCCACCCTGTAGTGATGGTGGCGTCTTTAGTGTTCTGGATGCCGATTCCAACACCGACGTTGCCGATGCCATCAGAAGTAAGGTTGCCGATGCCACCAGTACCAGTTCCGATAATCGTGTCTTCTCCGTCTTCTGTATCCAGTTTGCCACTGTTGGTGATGCCGATCCCAGTTCCGCCGTCATTACGGATGATTCCGCCGTTACCGCCAGTACCGATACCAGTGATTGTGTCTTCTCCGTCCCCTGCATTCAAACTGCCACTGTTAGCGATGCCTGTCCCAGCTGTACCAGCTCCACCGTTGCCATCATTGTCGCCGTTGCTGCCAGTTCCGGTACCGGCGATCGCATCTTTTCCATTCCCTGCATTTAGAGTGCCACTGTTAACGATGCCTGTGCCAGTAACGCTGATGACGTTGAAGTAGATATAGTTGGGGATGCCAGTAGTACCTATACCGGTGATTGTGTCTTCTCCGTCTCCTGCATTTAGAGTGCCACTGTTAGCGATGCCGATCCCACAACCAGTGCCGTCGCTGACACCGCCGTTGATGTCATTGCCTCCAGTACCAATGCCGGTGATTGTGTCTTCTCCGTCTCCTGCATTCAGACTGCCATTGTTGCTGATGCTGATGCCTGTGCCAGTACCACCGCTACCGCTACCAACGGCGCTGCCGCCGTTGCCGCCAGTACCGATGCCAGCGATCATGTCTTTTGCATTTCCTGTATTCAAATTACCACTGTTGGCGATGCCTGTCCCAGCCCCGCCGTCACCACCTCCCGCATTGCCAGCGTTGCCGCCGTTGCCGCCCTTCCCTGTACCGGTGATCGTATCTTCTTTGTCTGCCGTATCCAGTTTGCCACTGTTGCTGATGCCAATGCCATCTCCACCAAGGCCGCCACCGTTGCGGCCATTGCTGCCGTTGCCACCAGTACCACTACCGGCGATCGTGTCTTCTCCGTCCCCAGTAGTTAGAGTGCCACTGTTGCTAATGCCTGTCCCAGTTCCGCCGTAGCCGCTATTACCAAAAATAGAGTCGCCATTGCCGCCATTCCCTGTACCGACAAGCTTATCTTTTCCGTTCCCTGTATTCAAATTGCCACTGTTAGTGATGCCTGTCCCAGCTCCACCGACCCCGATTATGGCGCCTGCGTCGTCAGGATTTCCACCTCCGCTACTACCGCCATTACCGCCAGTACCGATGCCAGTGATCGTGTCTTCTTCGTCCCCTGTATTCAGACTGCCAGTATTGGTGATGCCAGTTCCAGCTCCACCGTCGCCAGGGATCAGCATACTTTCGTTACTGCTGCCACCGTTGCCGCCCTGACCAGTACCTGCGATCGTGTCTTGTCCGTTGCCTGTATTCAGACTGCCAGTATTGGTGATGCCGATCGCATTACCACCATCGCCGCCGTTGCCACCGATGCCGCCGTTGCCGCCCTGACCAGTACCTGCGATCGCGTCGTTTCGGTTCTCTGTATTCAGACTGCCAGTATTGGTGATGCCGATCGCACTACCACCATTGCCTCCAGGAGCGAGTTCGATCCCCTTGCCGCCGTTGCCACCGTTGCCTGTGCCTGCGATCGCATCTTCTCCATCGCCTACATTCACTTTGCCACTATTGGCAATGCCTGTCCCAGTACCGCCGTTGCTGCTACCTTCGAGGTTGTTTGTGCCTGTAGCGATGCCAGTAATCGTGTCTTTTCCTGAGCGCGTACAAATAAAACCTCCAGTTAAAATATCAATGCCAATTGCCACGGATACATTTAACTGTTCCCCGATTAAAGTGTCGGAACCAGTGGTGCCAATGAAATTTGGTGG from Nostoc commune NIES-4072 includes:
- a CDS encoding allophycocyanin subunit alpha-B, which translates into the protein MTVISQVILKADDELRYPSSGELKNIKDFLETGVQRTRIAATLAENEKKIVQEATKQLWQKRPDFISPGGNAYGERQRSLCIRDFGWYLRLITYGVLAGDKEPIEKIGLIGVREMYNSLGVPVPGMVEAINSLKTASLSLLSAEDAAEAAPYFDYIIQAMS
- a CDS encoding beta strand repeat-containing protein produces the protein MAYRETIPGIFSQTAHLNQQTDLTNLIKRILIVTRLTFPPNFTGTTGSDSLIGEQLNGSPAIGIDILTQGLIYTRSGDDTIKGTGAGSISNSTQTGSGTGIVNYGSLNTESGKDAIAGIGKGGVGYDFDGNGGIGTGINNSGSLNSGDAEDTITGTGSGGDGGSVDIYGGTGNGGTGTGIYNSDSLDTGDAEDTIIGTGTGGSGSGGYDTAGSGDAGNGIVNGGNLNTGNGKDTITGTGKGGNGGFSGTSGGSGGAGNGIVNSRNLNTGGENDTITGTGTGGSGGTSSKGGGGDGGTGTGINNSGSLNVDDGDDTISGIGTGGIGGGSGGTGTGITNSGNLNTGKGKDTIDGIGTGSIGGTGGLLGGSGSGTGINNSGKLNTEDGEDTITGKGNGGNSSDVPFDNDGAAGIGIANSGSLNTGLGKDAIAGIGIGGIDGSSYGGNGGTGTGIANSSSLNTGEEDDTITGTGTGGTSVSNGTGDISISGAGIGIQNIKNATITTESGNDTITGSGNSSGTKSTAYGIVNDGIIDTGDGSDKLTGQATVTIGGTAYGIYGQGTIKTGNGNDEIIGTSTLNGVQQKVSIGGGINIALGTGNDYFKGFGAGTVDGGDGFDTLDLRAFNRSEVIVSGVTSGNTLNSANISFNNNGNSVSLSTTGFEKFIFADTSLSYSTLANGA
- a CDS encoding type II toxin-antitoxin system death-on-curing family toxin, which encodes MQTPKFLTISQVLDIHQRQIQRFGGTSGVRDEGLLDSALAQPQVTFGGELLHPTIHEQAAAYLYHLAMNHPFIDGNKRTAFAVMLTFLNLNCYTFNLSQEQAYNLVIQVVQNEISKEELSAFIELHLQSK
- a CDS encoding beta strand repeat-containing protein codes for the protein MPRLTVPPNFIGTTGSDTLIGEQLNVSVAIGIDILTGGFICTRSGKDTITGIATGTNNLEGSSNGGTGTGIANSGKVNVGDGEDAIAGTGNGGNGGKGIELAPGGNGGSAIGITNTGSLNTENRNDAIAGTGQGGNGGIGGNGGDGGNAIGITNTGSLNTGNGQDTIAGTGQGGNGGSSNESMLIPGDGGAGTGITNTGSLNTGDEEDTITGIGTGGNGGSSGGGNPDDAGAIIGVGGAGTGITNSGNLNTGNGKDKLVGTGNGGNGDSIFGNSGYGGTGTGISNSGTLTTGDGEDTIAGSGTGGNGSNGRNGGGLGGDGIGISNSGKLDTADKEDTITGTGKGGNGGNAGNAGGGDGGAGTGIANSGNLNTGNAKDMIAGIGTGGNGGSAVGSGSGGTGTGISISNNGSLNAGDGEDTITGIGTGGNDINGGVSDGTGCGIGIANSGTLNAGDGEDTITGIGTTGIPNYIYFNVISVTGTGIVNSGTLNAGNGKDAIAGTGTGSNGDNDGNGGAGTAGTGIANSGSLNAGDGEDTITGIGTGGNGGIIRNDGGTGIGITNSGKLDTEDGEDTIIGTGTGGIGNLTSDGIGNVGVGIGIQNTKDATITTGWRNDTITGYGNSLGKNATAYGIVNDGVIDTDNGSDKLTGQATATIGGTAYGIYGQGIIKTGDGNDEIIATSILDGVQQKVSIGGGISIDLGTGDDYFKGFGQATVDGGDGFDTLDLRAFNRSQLLVSGVISGNTLKSANLIFNNNENSISLSTTGFEKFIFADSSFCYSTLANGA